In Arthrobacter sp. QXT-31, one genomic interval encodes:
- a CDS encoding ABC transporter: MSTTTSIQPAPGSRRTGTRNAVSPGPGPSFLRVLNSEFIKFRTLLSTLILLASTAVVVVGFGALSAWATGQFADQAAADPEAAAQMAAQGGDLAVSVPTSGASFAQLILGSLGVLLMSSEFTTGMARSTFAAVPKRLPAFIAKLVVVVVSSFALTAVSVYLAGLVAVPILDNYGLKLDLASSQSVKLLLVTSAYVAAVAAIGMAFGTLLRNSAGGIMALVGLFFVAPIAFQLIPGDFFEEARKYLPGNTVNPLTAVEHVPDTLEVWQAALVLGAWVVVPVVLAMILLKKRDV, translated from the coding sequence ATGAGCACAACGACTTCCATCCAGCCCGCCCCCGGCTCCCGCCGCACCGGCACACGGAATGCAGTAAGCCCCGGACCCGGTCCCAGTTTCCTCCGGGTCCTGAATTCGGAATTCATCAAGTTCCGCACTCTCCTGTCCACGCTGATCCTGCTCGCTTCGACGGCCGTCGTGGTGGTGGGGTTCGGCGCACTGTCCGCCTGGGCAACAGGACAGTTCGCGGACCAGGCTGCCGCCGACCCCGAGGCAGCAGCCCAGATGGCTGCGCAGGGCGGCGACCTGGCGGTCAGCGTCCCCACCTCCGGCGCGTCCTTTGCGCAGCTGATCCTTGGCTCGCTGGGCGTCCTGCTCATGAGCTCCGAGTTCACCACCGGCATGGCCCGCTCCACCTTCGCCGCCGTGCCCAAGCGGCTCCCCGCGTTCATTGCCAAGCTGGTGGTGGTTGTGGTCAGCAGCTTTGCCCTGACTGCGGTGTCCGTCTATCTCGCCGGCCTGGTGGCGGTGCCGATCCTGGACAACTACGGCCTCAAGCTCGACCTCGCAAGCTCGCAGTCAGTCAAGCTGCTGCTCGTCACCAGTGCCTACGTGGCCGCGGTGGCCGCAATCGGCATGGCTTTCGGGACGCTGCTGCGGAATTCAGCCGGCGGCATCATGGCACTCGTTGGCCTGTTCTTCGTGGCACCGATCGCGTTCCAGCTCATCCCCGGTGACTTCTTCGAAGAGGCGCGCAAGTACCTTCCGGGAAACACTGTGAACCCGCTGACCGCCGTGGAGCACGTCCCGGACACGCTCGAGGTCTGGCAGGCGGCGCTGGTGCTGGGCGCATGGGTGGTGGTGCCTGTGGTGCTGGCCATGATCCTGCTGAAGAAACGGGATGTGTAG